The sequence ATCATTGTTCCTTAACACATCTTGGCCTTTTTGGGCAGATTTTTTGCTCTAAAATATGCTGCTGATGCTGTCTGCACTGTGCTTCGGGTAGACCAGGTAATAATTTTCTCTAGATTTGCTACTCAATTCATGTTTGAATCCTGAGAAGTGCATAGTTTTCTACCACCTTGTGAAGATGTCAACTCTTTTGTTTGAGATGCATGGGAGAAAACTAAATAATAGTTAAATTAATAACTTAtccaattcatttttaaaaaaaatgatagataGATTAAAGTTCAATAGTCGATGATAGGAGAGGGATAAGGAGGGCTTATTTGAAACTGATCTGTGCTCATATTCGACTATTTTTGCCAATCTAGTTTTTTTCCAGTTCTGTTTTTGATTTTGAGTAGAGACTTCTTACCTCctctttagtttttctttttaaacgtCTATTTCTTGGTGCAGATTATAATGTCAAAACCAGCGGGAGGTCCAGGCAGGAGAGAACAACCTGCAGGGATGGACGAGGATTAATCTTTATTCTCCATCTTCCTCGCATTCCTTTCTGCTGATAATGTTTTCTTTTGCATGGTTTGTggattcttctttttcttataatttttacttttggAGTTTTTTCTTGTTAGATGGCAGAGGTTTGGCTCAAGAATTTTGTTGCTCTTGACAGTATTAAGTCTCTATTGTGTATTTTGATTTGCTTAGGTAAATGCCATGTAATGGTATTAGGCAATAGTTTCGCTGGTCGACGTCGATTATTGGAAAACTAGCTAGTTGGTGTCGTTTTTCTGTAGTAAAGAAGTTCTATGttctaatttatgtgatactCTATTCTGAATCATAATATCATCTTTCCACAAAttacaaaaatgaattttaatgtCAGTTTTATGCTTTCTTTAATCAAATTGACAAtggagattatttttttttaaattttaaactgcTAATAATATGATATTCAAATCAATTACTTTCAGCACCCCTAATTTATGTATAATCTATTTTGGAATGTTATTAAAATTGTTGCATATGAGCTTTGCTTAAACTTCTCATTCATGTATAGCATTTGAATTACATAAGTTTGATACTTCTGGTATTTTCGGtactaaatttaaattcactcatttattaatttcttttaccATAACCActaacatataataaaattggaaaaatgACAGAAATTTCACTTTAAGTTCTCTTTACTGCTATAATTTCCTATTAGTTTTACCAATCAcctaaatttcttattttctcGCATCAAGTTAATGTATCAGTGTATCGGATTAATATATCTCGATTAATGTCTCTCGTGCATTAATTTagtgtattatatataaaatgtacatcaaattaatgtatcatgtataaaatgtaaattATTAATGTATCTTGCGCCAATGAATTTGAGGGATTTCTGTAATTATAGACTTATAAggaataaattgtaattttaccttaaaagtatgtgatttttgTCTTTTGCCctataaaatttacattttctCAAATATCATCATGCAGAGACGAAATGAGAACAATTTTGGCTCCCCAGATAATAACGACTTTGTGAAGTTTTCTTTATCTATTAATCCAATTGGATTAGCTTTTGTGATGCATCAGTAAGTTGAAAATGGTGCACTAATTGACTCTTTAGGACGTGTGAGTTTTAACTAGCTCGAAATTGTGTGGTAATGAACTCAACTTTCCATATTTTGGTAACTAGAAACAAGTGGTAATTGTTGGCCATCGTGTTGGATCAGAGTTGACGTATTTATGTAGAATAGCTGAAAGGAGACGAACAAACCAGTGACTGAGGCATGTAACAATAACTTGTACAACTAAGGTTTGACCTTCATTTATATAACACTTGGTATGAGCTTATATTTTGGAGGGATAGGGACTAACTTGGCTTTTTCAGGTCGGCGAATTAGTTGAGTTGCGTGTAAATTGATATGATTACATTGATATCAAACATTCAAGTTGAACCAAGGTAgttgatatataaaaaaaaaagtaatatgcAATGTTTTTGATAAATTCTCGAACATGAGAAAAGCGTTAATTAAAAGCATGTTGAATACATAAAAGAGCAAAAGCTATGGTGAAAATATTATACATCTATACTCtaaaataacaaacataaatgaATGAACAATAAGATTAAAAGAGAATATGATAGGAAAAGGATTACGTTAATTTGACTGTTGTCATAGTAATTCTTATCTGGTCATTTTAATCATTCCTAACAAAAACAAGAATTGTTCATGGTAATTGACATTTTAGTCAATAATAAACAAGATTTAATCAAggaattaaattttcttttttacacTCAATATATGTGACCTAATTACAGTTTACATAAGTTGCTATGTAACACAGAAATTGATCTCACAATGTGGAtacaaagaaatgaaaaaaaaaatgtacagTTATGGAGAGTAAACTCCATCTTGGAATCTAGATTTTAGAAACATGGAAAGCCTCTCCCATTGAGAAGTCATTGATCCATAAAACTGCACTTTTGCTGATTTTTTCACTCCTTGCCGAACAAATTCCAATTCTTTGACAACGTCGTATTCAACGCTTTCTGGATAATCTAGTAGAGGCAATGCAACTGAACTGTCGGATTCAACGTTCCTGATCCAACCCCGCAGCAAAAAATTAACAATCTGCACGTTTGTATTTAGAGGCGAAACCAAAATCTAGAGTCAGTGTGTATGGCATAGAATGATCATCATCTTATATCATGTAAGGTTTTAAACTTTTTTGACAGACAAGATCGAATGTCAAAAGCAGATGTATAGCTAAGAAAGACGGCGTACCTCTGGGACTTCATCATGGGGGCAGTGACCAGCTGGACTAATCTGATAATATGGAGCTTCAGGGAATTGACGTTTAACTTGTAAACCCCAAATAGGCGTCACCCAGGGGTCTTCTTTCCCGTAAATGAGACAGACTGGTACATTGTTCATTCGACACCTAGatatagcaaggtgaaagattTAAGCTTTGTTACTGTATAAGAAAACATATGCAAGCCAAATGACACGGCTATGTAATACTACTTGCTTTACCTACCCAGTCAGTGCCTCTTTAAAATTTAGTTGTCCCTGAGGAGCGAACATTATTGAAGCAAGGGATGCAGCTGCTGCAGGGTGTTCTGTTACCTCAAGAATACTAGAGAAAACTTTATCTACTTTTGTGGTATGATCAGCGTAAACTTGTTTAAGCACCTCTGCGATACTCTCAGGAGCACTAATTTTCTGCCATCTACAGAAGCATAATGAAGCGTACAGACGGATAAGTTTGAGAACCAGACAAAACCCAAAAACAAGGATACGATCCATAATGTCCCtctattaatatgatgaaagaACATCAAATTATCCAAGAACGATTCATTTTTTCAGCATGAGTTGCAAAATGTAACAACACATCATTTGGTCATCGTCTTGATGCTAACCAATATAAACTGTATTGCCGGCAAGAAGATCCTATTACTCGGTATATAAGTTTGTAGGATCAGGAAACTACATAATCAAAACAGAAAGTCAGGGCACTTACACAAGTTCTGTGAGCTTTCTGATATTGGAGGGCAGAGGAAAAGTACCAGCCCATGGAAATAATCTAGATAATCTCGGAGATCTAACAGGATTAGGAAGAAATCCCCAAAAAGGCGTAGCATTCAGCAAGGTTACACCTTTCACTAATTGAGGGTAGTATGCTGCAAAGTAGAGAGCAACATATCCACCAAGTGAGTTTCCCACAATGTAGACTGGTTCCTTAATAACCTGCATCACCAAAGGATACAAGTTTATAATTTGTTCCTTGTAACCAATCAACAATTTGGAAACTTATTGAGAAGCCCATCGTTCCATAGCCtaaatcaaacaaaaagaaacaagTAGTGCTAAGGAACATTTGTCTGGCACACTATAGCAAATTGTCATGACTGCAACTGTAATGTGCTTGTAAGCCTTGTATGAATATTTATAGTTTCATTTTCTAGCCTTTGTTACGAGCCAGAGTATTgaaaaacaatgaatttaaaaagCTAGCAATACATCAATGACAATGCTTAATCTACAGATCAACCACTTCGAGGAAAAAAACACAAGGACAAAGATAGAAACTGTACCTCTTCGATGAAATAGCGTACTTGCTCCCTCCACAAGTCAATAGAATAGACAAGTTCTTTTGCCCAAGGTTCTACTTCATCCCCCAAACCCCAGAGAGCATTGTTTCCATCACCTTCCGATTCATCTAATCTTTTTGACCGCGAAGTTGGATCCTCACTAGGTAATGACTTTCCCTGTCCAATAAAGTCCAATGCCCATATTCTGTTATCACGACCAAGATCCTTTAGCTGTTTTTCATAGTGAAAGGAACCAACACCAAAACCAGGAAGAAAAAGTATTGGCGCGGAGTTAACATTTTGACATCCAGATTTCTCATAATGAACATTCAGTTTTGGCTTCCATTCCCACAAACAGCTATCAATCACAGCAACAGCATCGCCTTTAGCTTCACTTGGTAAACTAGGAATCATAACCTTTGGTACTGATCTACCTCTACTAGTCACACCTTCTGTACCGACTTTCCCATCTACGACATCTGTGTTATAGCTTTCATTCAAGAGACTTGAGTCAACAACACTGTCAACCCCCTTAACAGAAGTGACAGTGCAAGATCTCCGCTTCCTGTTTTTCTCTACGCTATAAACATCTAAACCAGAACacaatcttctttcttttagtCTAGAAAACATTGTCTGATTTGAAATTACGCATTTTTGAATCACATTCGGTTTAACATTTACAACGCAGTAATAGGGTGTCgaatagaaagaacaaaattcCATCCCAGAGTCAGCTTTCTAAACTCTAAAATGAATACCTGAAATCAAGAATACATTGAAAACAAAGCATTTAGGTTGTTatcaaatactaataaaatacagGGAAGTAATGCAATCAACTCAACAACAATATAGTAATTTAC comes from Solanum pennellii chromosome 1, SPENNV200 and encodes:
- the LOC107020923 gene encoding pheophytinase, chloroplastic; amino-acid sequence: MEFCSFYSTPYYCVVNVKPNVIQKCVISNQTMFSRLKERRLCSGLDVYSVEKNRKRRSCTVTSVKGVDSVVDSSLLNESYNTDVVDGKVGTEGVTSRGRSVPKVMIPSLPSEAKGDAVAVIDSCLWEWKPKLNVHYEKSGCQNVNSAPILFLPGFGVGSFHYEKQLKDLGRDNRIWALDFIGQGKSLPSEDPTSRSKRLDESEGDGNNALWGLGDEVEPWAKELVYSIDLWREQVRYFIEEVIKEPVYIVGNSLGGYVALYFAAYYPQLVKGVTLLNATPFWGFLPNPVRSPRLSRLFPWAGTFPLPSNIRKLTELVWQKISAPESIAEVLKQVYADHTTKVDKVFSSILEVTEHPAAAASLASIMFAPQGQLNFKEALTGCRMNNVPVCLIYGKEDPWVTPIWGLQVKRQFPEAPYYQISPAGHCPHDEVPEIVNFLLRGWIRNVESDSSVALPLLDYPESVEYDVVKELEFVRQGVKKSAKVQFYGSMTSQWERLSMFLKSRFQDGVYSP